AGGAcagaacattatatatatatatatatatatatatatatatatatatataatgtttattaatgttttgacTGAATGTAGGTCTGCATGTGTTGAATCTCATGGAAAAGGTGTTACAGTGAgagcttctatgtgggtgctgggaactgaatctgagtcctctggaggaacagtcagtgctcttaatcaatAAACCATCTCTTGAgcccattttaaaatatttttaatccaaATGTGTTTGAACTTTCACTAGCTTAAAGCAACACTAATACCTTTCAGCATTGTTTTATAAGTGTTGTTCTTTATTCACTAAACTTATTTATCGATGAATATTTTGCAAGTCAAAGTAGTTGTCAATGTACATGTTTTGTTAATTTCAGATTACTGTGGTATCAAGAGCCATCTAGAATAGACTAAATCTGGCAGGTAGCCTTCTTGGAGGGAGCCCAccattttttgcattttcttcaaTTGGGGAGCTCATTGGCAAGGTCTCCAAGAGACTTCATGCCAGGATTGCTTTTTGCCTTTCCTGTCATTAAGTTAATACAGTTATCTCTACCCTATTAATCATATTTCCTACAgatcaacataaaaataaactttcataAATTAATGCAGCTTATATAAATTAATGATTCTATAGAATCACTGATTCAAATAATCTTAGGAAAAAATTTTAAGAGCTGGTATTAGTTGCTTTGCTAAAAAGATGTTATAAAGTTAGAGTcaagaatatatatgaatatatgtgtgtctgtggatatTTGCCtgcataaaatattttgaattttttcttttcttttctctctggttcataAAGAGTTAACTCTCCAGGCCAGTGAAGGGGTTCTGGCTGCCTGGCTAGAAAAGGGAGCTCTAGCAATAAATCCTTTACCTAATCACTCCATGGTTGGCAGCAATTATCAGTAGATGCAGTAATGTAAAATCAAGATAGGTATATATTATTATAGAAAGCACTCTTTTCACAAGACTAGGTTTTACTTTTGCTGATACTCTTCCACTCTGGTTGCTTCAGAAAGAACCCAGCCCAGGGCACCATAGTTTGTTATTGACTTATAGAAATACAGTTGATACTTTTGGACAATACTGTGATATTTAATTAGAATTGTATACAGCAATTTTGCCTGTTAAACTGGGTCATGTTAGACTTGCCTAATAAATGCCTGATTCTGGCTGCTATTCCATCATGTCAAAATAATGGTGCCAGAAAAGATGGAGAAGAACCAAGTAAggatggaaaaggagaaagaaaaaaatctactctGAGCTCTTGGGAACTCAGACCTgtagaattaaaaaacaaacaaaaaccaaaaaccaaaaaaaaaaaaaaaagaaaaaaacaaaaacaaacaaactaacaaaaaaacccaccaaatttGTTAAGTACAGAAAGGAGTAAATGTATCTTCAGGGAAttagaaaatgattttaaaatttttcaaatcataaaagaaaacaaaatgtaactTAAATAATTTCTCAACAAAGTTAGTATATTACACTGGAAAGAAAATTCTATTGAAAGCTAGGTATAATATAACATAGTTCTTAAAAATAGATATTACATTGTAAGTAGATTTTCCATGTGTTTACATTTAAGATATCATAaggattatatataaaatattataaaatacattgCTCACTTATGTTTAAGAAAATGTTTGAAATtggtttttataaatatataggtATTATATAAGTATTGAACTCTTCTGCAACATGAGAAGACTTCTGAACAATAATAACATAGAGAACAGGAAATTGTTTTCTGTTTAGAAATGATGTTGATATTTTGAAGTGGGTAACAATGAGGTAGTGAAAAGAAATATCATAAGATTAAGTGAACCTCACTGCCAGTTATAAAATACCTTAAGTGAGCTCCAGGAATGAGGTCGAGCTCTTACTAGAATGTACAGGTGTCCAAACTCTAATGTCTTACTTACCTGTTCTTTGTCTTCTTATTCTTCTCTCCTACATTACATACAAGCTAGAGTTTatcttttctccccttctcccagaCTACCACCCACCTCCTGTCAAACCTAAAttcattcctgcatttctctttATAAAAAATCAGGATGCTCAGGGATATCTACTGAACATGGCATAATGAGATTTAATAAAACTAAGCATAAACCCTCATATGACATGATACTTAGACAATATGTCCTTTATGAACCTAATATAAAGAGTACATATTGTCATAACGCaaacattttaatattcatttactAAGTGGCAGTTTTGGGATAAAATGctcagaaagaaagcaagcaaaattAACTATAATTTATCATATCCTAGTTTTTTGCATTTCTTCTAATAAGCATAGATAAATGGATAATGTGCAAGAATACCTTTTTCATGGTATTAAATCATTTATGAATATAAGTCATGAATTTCGTGCTTATTAAATATACTTATTGAAGATTTTACATAATTTGAAACAAATTTTTTACATGAATGATTCAAGTAATCTGAATTTATCTGTAATGTGAGAAGAAGGAGTCTATAATTATATAGTTAGATACAGAAGCTCTTACTTAACTTTGCTCTGGTATGTAACCTATAAGCTAACAAGAACCTATCCTTCCATGATATGCTTAttctttctaattttaattttaaattttatttttcttggctatcttatatatttacatttcaaaggataTATGCTTATTCTTATCAATATTACATGGTGGGGAGTGGgtcatgtaaaagaaaaaaagggataAAGAAATATCTTTATTTTACATTGATTTGCCTccatatgataaaaaaaaatatgtgcagAGACTTAATGACCCGCCAGCAGACACTCAGTTATTTGTAGGGGTGGAGGGGGACTGTACCTGTGAAAGAATGggtgagaaagaggagcgagaccaagcagtgttcTTGTctaggtctgtttattgagaggagtgtacagcatttaaagttctgaagcaggaactgaagcttggtgggggggagggggtactgggaagtgcccaagggcataaggtgaatcattaaacccAAGAAGATGTTCTTCttagacaaagaggcaacagtcttgaTTCCAGGAACATGTTCTTATTGAAAGGTCAAGCCTTTCCCAGAAATCTGCTCAGGGAAGTGCTCTAGCTTTGCCCAGTCAGGTAGTCCTGTCCCGGACAACTCCATATAATCATTCACTGGTAATCTCACAGCATTATCCTGACCCCATCACATGCCACTGGCCCACCTTATAAACTGCATACTGCCTCTTATTGCATTTGCACTCCGATTGCCTCATGGCCACACTGTAAGCTCATGACCCAGTGGGGCACAGAATATTATAgtgtaggaaaagaaaaacaagatacCTGCAGCAATTTTATTATTGAATTATATATTGAATTATATTCAAAGACTCAATTCAACAGGTATTTATTCAGTATAAGTAAtgactttttgtttatttaaattggaaataattttctcatttaatATATCCTCCTTTTCTATTCATTACTATTATGATCTCCTCACTCCCAATTTCCCCTTCCATGTGAATGCACCCCTTTTCTGTCTCTAAGAAGAAAACAATGAGATTCTAAGGGATAatactgtgataaaataaaatgaaaacaaaactagcaaaataatagtataaagagaaagaaggaaagagaactgaAAGTGGCACAAGACAAAGATACAGATTCAGATACCGATTCATTACATAATCATGAATCCTATGAAAGCACAATACTAGGAGCCATAAGATATACACAAAAGAACTGTAAGATAAGAACAGAATATATCAGCCCTTGTGACTCAGATGGACTTCCTGGGCCCATTGCACCTTGGTTGTAGACATTCTGCTTCCACCCCAACCCTCACACAGCATGGGGGTGCAGCACCAGGAAAACTTGGAGACCATGCCCTGTtgttgctaaaatataaaaataaaaaggagtaatTGTCTTTTACCCGGCTCGGTCCGCGCCACGGTGCCCCAGatacctgctagatatcttggaggaaacactgcccagccgcacactttcctacactcaaaccctcacataaaagaacacacaacacagtaatcttagatccaattggtaagatataattgcccacttaaacatacaaagcccagtaccatccatcccttgagaacattaataacaacctataaatacacagaacagaatcttaacatcacctgccatggcttcttccctctctcagcctgtctcttcctctctcccctcgtctcctcctcttccttcaaacttctctcctgcccatccttccttctcctccagtgacaagcctccttctatcctgtacctacctcacctgtgacatcatcctacaatgcCCAGCCAAGTCTACAGTTTCTGGCTGCTGTCATGAGGCTCCCAGGTGGCACCCCTTTCTAACACTCTTGTATCAGCTATGAGAGGCTGAGGGCATATGGTGGCTTCTGGTGGCACAGTAGGTGCTAACTTAGGCTGTGTCATTGTTGCTGCAAAAAACAGGTTCAGTGGGTGGGGATGGTTCCTGCCCTGGTCCAGTGCAAAACTGGTAACAGCTCTGCTTGCTTTTCATCTGGGAAAGACTATGAGATATGTGGTCAGGACCTTGACTGGAGGTGCTTCGGGTGTGGTGATCTTCATGCTGAGTTGCAAAGTATAGTCACTACCAAAGTCATTtgtaggaagcagagaaagccaCACTTTGAACACATTTCATGTCTCAGGAATTCACATTCCAGATTTAGGAATTTTATTCCAAAATTCCTTTGATGCACCTACAACCACagttctgaagacagagacagcagTACGGGATGGCCAAGGTGGGATGTCTCCTGGTCTACCTACCCACAGACTCACAGTGAAAGATCCCTGGAGCGGGAAGACCCTCACTCAAATCTCGGGGTGAtgtgaccccccaagaactcacgcaagaccatccttgctgtaatcacatgagttTATCAATAGGAACCAGTGTACTGGGGTctagactcatatcccacgcaggggcagtggagttcgaccctgagaggctgggagaaagggaatttaaagggagaaaccacaacccaagggggcaggggtggtgtcattggaaaatcacaaaaataccagtgaaaaatcacaaggagaaactccctgtttctcaagattgttctctaagattttaatctaactttatggtcagctagtacaggtagagggcagggtctggaatttgaggtatttaggccttttttaaacttctgacttcttagctgcaatttttattctttcaacagCAGGAGGCTTTCTAACTCCACCACTTTCTGCAGATAGGAAGAGTAAAAGGACTCTCAGCCCCATTATcttggaataaaagaaagaactaGTTTGTTTTAGAAAGAGTTTGGGGggtaggggagagaaaggggttgGAGGCTCTTTCCAAAGAGAGCACTTATTAGATGGAAGGGTAACATAATGTTTCCTTAAAAGAGAAATATGCAGGCATTGGCTATTTTTGGCAAATGAACCTGTCTTTTTCCCAAAGTGGTTCTCCTTTAATGGCAGGGTGTGATCCTTCCTCATGGAGCCAGGGCACCCCCACCCCTCATGCCCCtcccccgcacacacacacatcatctgtgtcttcagttcatCTCATCAAggtgtggaaggaaggaagaaacatgaCTAAGATTCATCCCCAGTGGCTTCTCATTAAGTTCCCATTTAGTCCTAAACAAGCAATGGTTTCTAAGATGCACTGTCTTCCCAGACCAGGTCTGTTGCAAGATATTTGAGGTTTTGCAGTTTATGgccatattttctagtttcagttTGACTGAGGAACCAATTGGGTGCCCAAGAATAATACTgaaaatttaaatcttaattttcgGGATGGGAAGCAAAGCTTCCAAACTGAAAGTACCTGGGTGAAGGGAGAGTTCTCTAAGAGGAACTCTGGACTTCAGCCATCAAGGCACTGGAGTTTAGTTTTAGTCCCAGTTGAGAAAGTACGTCTTTGTATCAGCTATATTACAGGGCCACTGTCTGTTCCCCAGATGCCTACTGAATTCTACAGCCATACAGAAAATAGCCCTTTCCAAAGAAGGCCTTCCATTCTCTTCTTGATGCCTGCTACGTAGGATTGGACAGTGATGCCCTCAAAGGGAGTGAGGTTTGGAGGTGCTCTACCTGTGTCCTGCCGTGCCCCCTTCTCACAGGAACTAATATGCAAAGACTCCCTATTTCCAGGCCATACCATCACAACCTTGTTCCAAGGCCAGCAATGGGTCAGGTAcaggtgaaaggaaaattatacagatttgaggtttaaaaatatgaagttaaaagaataagttttaaattcagactcagggctaatCACTGtgaaagcaagtccaggcagccccgccctgccgctagaactaacagaccataaaaggaaaggaatgcagaacagaccaggagtactggatctgactcacaggccacctggcaggaagagataagcccccagccccagacatccaggacgccccaaacctgccaatgtgtgtagctataccttattaccttatcatgtgaaatagccaatcatatgtgaacatgtctatgtgcctcgtttgaatccaccaatccccgtaactatgcatctgcttctgtacgcccgcttctgcttccccaatccctataaaagccccatgctggagctgctgggcgcgcaagtcctccgaagagactgtgtgcccgcaggtacctgtgttttccaataaaccctcttgctgattgcatccgagtggactcggctcggtcattgggcgcttgggactcctcctgagggaaaggtcctctccgggggtctttcacaggAATTCACCAGAATGCTGCCTCTAGATACAAAATATTGCACCCTGGCAACCCCAGTGAGGGATGTTAGATGTGGGGATGGATGAGGGAAGGTGACATTCTGTGGTCCCAAAAGATATGTAGCAGAACAGAGGGGTTACCTTTCAAGACTAATACCTCCCAGCCCTGAACCATCCAGAAGACTAGCCCTTTTCTTGCCAGATGCAGGTGCTATGATGGACAGCACAGGGCCACAGCCTTTCCTAGAGGCTTCCTCTTGCATCTCCTCTAAGCAGGGGTACTGTCCCTGTGAGGCTAACCTGAGCAGCAGCTTGACCTCATGCCTCAGCTCCTGACTGTGACTTTGTTTACAAGGCTACCTATTTTGACTTCTGACAGGTGTTACCGATTGTCCCTCCCCCTGTCCCCGCCCCCGCTTCACAAAAGATCATTTGGTCAGAGATAGTGCTGGAAGGTTTATGTGTAGCCATGTTGTGATCAGTAAGAAATGCTTTGTAGGTCACCCACAATTTTTTTCTGTCCAAAGTTTCCATCTGCCTGTCCTGGTGGCTCTATCTTTTAAAGCTAAAAGCCAGGTGTTTGTCTCGCTGTTTTGAAATCAGGATGTCACTAGGAAGAGCTAGGTTCTATGACTAATTCTCCTGATTCTGAGTCTTCGAAGGTTTGTCCTGGACACAGTGCTGAGAATTTTGAACCCGACTATGGATACACAGTCCAGCGTACTGCTGATACAGGTCGGAGCACTGCTAAGGGATTGGCCCCAGTCCACTAGGGAGGGAAGTTTGTTTGGTTTACTTGACCCCTGTAGCATTAGTGGACTTGCTATGGAATTCTCTAGCCCAGCCCAGTCCTTGTgtgcctcccatctccctgcaTCCCACACagctttaaaacttttatttagaAACAAACAGGATGGCAGAGAAGACACCTCCCCTGCATTCCTGGGGGTGGGCAGGAAACAGGTCAGGCATGAGGGCAGGTTTTCTCCTTGCTGTTTCCCTAGAGTACTTTGCTCATTCACTGAATGCCTGCCGGCCAGGTAACCTGTCTCTTTACTGAGAGCCTAGACTTAGGAGAATTCCTTCCTCAGAAGTAGGTAGATCTTCTTCTCTTGTGACTCAGTCACTACCTGGTCATCTGTTCCAGTGGCATATCTGACTTACAGTGTGTACCCTAGTACGTGGATGAAAGGATCTTTCTGTTCCCCTATTTCACACTGGAGAGGCCCCATGGACAGTACCATAAGGCTCCCTGCTGAGCCACTATGCATTGTGGAGTCAGAGCTCCGCCCCTCCTTGGTGACTGGAAATCCCTGCTGTGGTTTTGTTAGAAGGGCCAAGGTAACTGCTTCCCATCCAAAGCCATCAGTGGAACTTCTGTGGGATCCTTTGCCAAGATCCCAAGGCAAAAATCCAAGGGTCCAAGGCCATTTCCATCCAGTTCCCAGTTTCCTTTTCCataggaattttattttaaaaaaccctAGCTCCTTACGTGCTTCCAAAGGACATGTCCCATCTTTCCTGGATCACTACAGTGAAGTATTACAGTTATATAGTTACCAACCTGGCGCTGCCTTGCTCAGTTAAAACTTGGTTATGTATTTTGTAGGGCATAAATTCTATATTGTAATGTCCTACGCAAAAGAAAAAATTGATGaattaaattttattgttttaacatGAAGTATGTTTAGTAATGttcacattttgaaaaaaatgattcattaaaaaaagagcagaatatatacatgtattatttacatgcatataaatgtatatgcatacacccacatatatgtatacatttaaaataaattacaaatagaaatatgataaaattaaaacaaaataaaaacattatggcACAAAATTATGAGACTAAGAATCTCAAAAGATGCCAttgagtttgctttcttttggctGTCTATCTTTAGACATGTGCCATACTCTTAAGAGTagttcccccctccccaccccagggaGTTTATTTCTTTCGTggagaaaactatttttttcttggTAAATGGTTATCAAATGGAGATATCTTCTGGTTTTGGGATGGGAGCATGTGtctacacatttttttaaatattttaactatagGACCCCTTCTAGTATAGACTTCCATGGTTCCTATGTCTGCAGCCTTACACTCTGTGATTTCACCTGTGTGTTTCTCACGTTGATTTAGAAGGGACTGTTTTTTGATATCCACCCTCAAGTCCATCTGTCTCtcacttttttttctacttcctcttcaACAAGTTACACTGAGACCTGACAGAGGGTTTTGATGTAGACACCCtctttagggctgagtgttcagATGTATCTCACCCTCTTCATATTATCTGACTATTGGTTTATTCATTGGtccatctactgcaggaggaagcttctctgaatAATGAATGAACAAGTAACTCATCAACAAGTATAGCAAAATGTCATCAAAAGGCATTTTTGGTAGCTTTATATAGTAGATTAGACTTACATTTTTTTCACAAGCCCCTGAGCTATCTAGTCTCATGTTCTCGACCAGTTAAGCAGTGTCAGGCATGTGTTCAGTTTAACATAAAACCCCCACTTAATGGACAATCTTCTCCATTTTATTATGCTGAAGAAATCTCTTCATTCCTTACTTATCTAATAACACTAATTGCAACTCCTTACTTAACTTTCTAAGTCAGAGCAATTGTAACAAAACAGGTATTTCATATAAGTGagtttatttaaaactttaagtCACAAGCTACATTTTTGTTTAGTCATTTACCATTCTattaaaatttcttcttttatggaTGCTTTGTTGAACCATGTAAAAGATCCATGAGAATTATGTAATTAGAGACACTTTAAATTTTCTCTGAGAGAATGCATTAtttggtaaataaaaataactaaaatattttGGTCTAAAATTCTACCTGCCTTTTATCAAAGATCACTTTGAAGATTCACATCAAGCTTTCAAAGCCAGAGAAGTGACATATTCAAGGGCCACTCCTCTCCCTACAAACTGACCTCTTGGCTGCCTCTTTCACATCTTTGTTCCTCAGGCTGTAAATTAGAGGGTTCAGCATGGGGATGACCAAGGTGTAAAACACAGCAGAGACTTTTTCCTGTTCCATGGAGTACTGAGAACTTGGCTGGATATAGCTAAATGTCACAGAACCGTAAAATAATGTCACAGCTGTTAGATGTGAGGCACACGTGGAGAAGGCTTTGCGCCTTCCCTCAGCTGAGCGGATTCTCAGGATGGCAATGATAATTTGAATATAGGACACCATGACAATGATGAAAGTGAAAATAGCAATCACTCCAGAGAAGACCAAAAGCAGCATCTCATTGATGTGTGCATCAGAACATGAAAGCTTCAAAAGAGGAGGGATGTCACAGAAGAAATGGTCTACAATGTTGGGACCACAGAAGTCCAGTCTAAGTAAACCTATTGTGTGAGTCAGGGAATTAATAAGGCCACCCAAGTAACATACAAGAACCATCTGACTGCAGATGCTGTGTGTCATAATAACTGTATACATTAAGGGGTTTGCAATTGCCACATAACGATCATAAGCCATCATAGACAAGAGTATACCTTCTGTAGTTATATACACTGCAAAAAAGAAACTCTGAATAACACAACCAAAGAATGTGCTAGACTTGTATTTTGACAGGAAATTAATGAGCATTTTAGGAGCAATGACAGTAGAATAGCAGATATCACAAAAAGAGAGGTTACTAAGAAAGAAGTACATTGGAGTATGAAGATGGGCATTCAACCAGATCAAGAGAATCATCCCCCAGTTACCCACAagaatgataaaataaattatactgaaaaggaaaaggagtcCGACTTGCCAATTAAGGTTTTCTGTCAATCCGACTAGTATGAATTCTTTCACACCTGTATGATTCCAGAGTCTCATGCTCTCAATAGTCTATAGGTCCTTGCTATCATcagatgtaaataaagaataaatacataGAAATATTTCCTTCAAAATATGAGAGTCAATGTTGCATGAGATGTTGAGAGGTTACCCTGTGGtagatgaaacaaagaaagaaacttcagCAGTAGCCCATAGTATGCTACAAAATCTATGCACCGAGACCAAAATGATTACAAAGCACATTTGTTTATTCCCTGTTGTCAACTAACTCAGCATATAAAAGCATGAGAAAATCTCATGATACAAAGCTCTCTATTGGTAAAATTGAGATTTGAGTACAGAATGTTTGAACTAAAACTCTATAGTATTCTTTATATGTATCTGCTTTCTGCATAGGCGAGATATAAGTTTGCCATAATATTGTGACAAAGGATCTTCAAACATCCTGCAGATAACTATTTCAATGTACTTCTATTCCAGTTTATCTAAACACACTGACTTCAATACCATGTCCTCCATACCCACCTTTCACAATAAGTTACCTCAACTATGTTTGTACTTTCTTCCTGGTTCTGTGACCCATTTTCTCAATAGCATCTTATAGTTTGAACCTTagtcaagacaaaaaaaaaatagaaccatGTTTTCATTTGTTCCTTGTTTTAAAAAGGATCAAGTATTATGCGTGTCATTTTACATAACACTTCTTggtttttattcaatttttacaTTCTTGAAGCATAGTTTTTAGTATTAAATTTAATGAAACAATCTATAACATagataatatataaaaaaagaaattttgtgaAACACGAAAACCCACAAGAgtgtatatattttctttctaaaaggTAAGACCTTTCAACACCAAATTCCTTTTCAAAgaatgttgtttttttattttaattaaggcaactttatatatatgatatgattCTTTTGAAATGACAGAACATATATTATCAGCCTCATGACTTTAAGCAACTGCTATACTGttacaaatataaacatattgATAAGCTGCAGAATCGCTTAATAATAACATTGGACAGAGAACAAGAGGAATTTGTGAGTGCTATAATATTAATGGCATTAATTTCTGGTTAATTGATGCTACTACATCATTTGCTGAGAAATTGGTGACTGAAAGTAACAAATACTCATTCACTTCTAATTGGACTTCAGTAGCATGCATGACTCTATCTGATCTTCGTAGGTGAAATCTACATAGGTATGAAGCCACACTCCTAGGAGGAGTTCTACAAGATGGCAACAATTAGTAGCCAAATACCTGCCCTTTGAGCCTCTAAACCAACTATCTGCAATAGTAAGCCTTTTCTGCTAAGACAGCAACAAATTAGATTTGCCTTTTATCATTGCTTCCTCATTTCTCATCTTGAAAGAACACTTGATTATGTACAGTTTCAACATGCATAATCCAAGGAATTTTTGCCTTTCATGGTCTTCTTCTGACTCACAGGTTAATACACTATTATGAAATTGTATGTATGGATCATAGAGATTAAGATTTAAACATCACTGGGGATTTTCGATCATTTTATCAAATGTAAGATGTCCAATGAATGACTCTACCCACGATCCATTATGAgtataaaataatcaattaactTAATGAGATAAGTGGGTGTGTAAAAAAAAGTATTACTAAAAGAAAATCCAGTAAGTTCAAAATCCAAAGTAAAGGTCTGTGTACTAGGAGAGTTTCTCAATGTTCCTAAGTGAAAAAAATAGCAAGAGAAAATGCTGAGGATTTACCATATTGTTTGGGGCACTGAAATGCGATTGAAAGCTCTCAGTGAGATGGGGAAAACATTTGCTCAATACAATGCTTACCAAAATAATTTCACTATTTTCAATAGTTGTACTTTAGCATTTTACAATTAAACTGCTTCTACAAATGtacttttcataaaataaatcatgttCTTTTATATGACATGCTTTAAATGACAGCTGTATTTAACTTTATGGAATGtaaatttttttaagataagTGTGTATCTCattaacaatctttttttttttcgcaCTCAAAGAATATTTTGTAAATTAAAGAAAGCCGGTGAGGCTCCTGAAACTTCAAAACCATATTGGGTCCTCTCGTTTTCCAGGCACTATAAAGAAAGGCTGACATACTCTTCCGTATTTCTGGATACTGATGTATCACCATTGAGAAGAACACCCTATAGCTACGAGGCCAGCCACCTAAACCTAGCCACCTTAGTCACTGATGCTCCAGATCAGAGGACTTTGGAAGAACAGTGAATCAGATATCACTCTATGCTAGTAAAAAGGAAAGGGGGTTCTATAaagt
This Rattus norvegicus strain BN/NHsdMcwi chromosome 3, GRCr8, whole genome shotgun sequence DNA region includes the following protein-coding sequences:
- the Or5aq1 gene encoding olfactory receptor Olr540 — its product is MRLWNHTGVKEFILVGLTENLNWQVGLLFLFSIIYFIILVGNWGMILLIWLNAHLHTPMYFFLSNLSFCDICYSTVIAPKMLINFLSKYKSSTFFGCVIQSFFFAVYITTEGILLSMMAYDRYVAIANPLMYTVIMTHSICSQMVLVCYLGGLINSLTHTIGLLRLDFCGPNIVDHFFCDIPPLLKLSCSDAHINEMLLLVFSGVIAIFTFIIVMVSYIQIIIAILRIRSAEGRRKAFSTCASHLTAVTLFYGSVTFSYIQPSSQYSMEQEKVSAVFYTLVIPMLNPLIYSLRNKDVKEAAKRSVCRERSGP